One genomic segment of Streptomyces sp. NBC_00239 includes these proteins:
- the obgE gene encoding GTPase ObgE, producing the protein MTTFVDRVELHVAAGNGGHGCASVHREKFKPLGGPDGGNGGRGGNVILVVEQAVTTLLDYHHSPHRKATNGKPGAGDNRSGKDGEDLVLPVPDGTVVLDKEGNVLADLVGQGTTYVAAEGGRGGLGNAALSSARRKAPGFALLGVPGDSGDVVLELKTVADVALVGFPSAGKSSLISVLSAAKPKIADYPFTTLVPNLGVVTAGSTVYTIADVPGLIPGASQGKGLGLEFLRHVERCSVLVHVLDTATLESDRDPVSDLDVIEEELKLYGGGLEKRPRLVVLNKVDIPDGQDLADMIRPELEARGYKVFEVSAVARTGLKELSFALADIVGKARARKPKAEATRIVIRPKAVDDSGFTVVYDEAEGVYRVRGEKPERWVRQTDFNNDEAVGYLADRLNRLGVETALMKAGARAGDGVAIGSEENAVVFDWEPTVMAGAEMLGRRGEDHRLDAPRPATQRRKEKEAQRSDSAEQEYDEFRPF; encoded by the coding sequence ATGACCACCTTCGTGGACCGCGTCGAGCTGCATGTCGCCGCGGGTAACGGGGGCCACGGCTGCGCCTCCGTTCACCGGGAGAAGTTCAAGCCCCTCGGCGGACCCGACGGCGGCAACGGCGGCCGTGGCGGCAACGTCATCCTCGTGGTGGAGCAGGCGGTCACCACGCTGCTCGACTACCACCACAGCCCGCACCGCAAGGCCACCAACGGCAAGCCCGGCGCCGGCGACAACCGCTCCGGCAAGGACGGCGAGGACCTCGTCCTGCCCGTGCCGGACGGCACCGTCGTCCTCGACAAGGAGGGCAACGTCCTCGCCGACCTGGTCGGCCAGGGCACCACGTACGTCGCGGCCGAGGGCGGCCGTGGCGGCCTGGGCAACGCGGCCCTGTCGTCCGCCCGCCGCAAGGCCCCCGGCTTCGCGCTCCTCGGCGTCCCCGGCGACTCCGGCGACGTGGTCCTGGAGCTCAAGACCGTCGCCGACGTGGCGCTGGTCGGCTTCCCGAGCGCCGGCAAGTCCTCGCTGATCTCGGTGCTCTCCGCGGCCAAGCCGAAGATCGCGGACTACCCCTTCACCACCCTCGTCCCGAACCTGGGCGTGGTCACCGCCGGCTCCACCGTCTACACCATCGCCGACGTCCCGGGTCTGATCCCGGGCGCCAGCCAGGGCAAGGGCCTGGGCCTGGAGTTCCTGCGGCACGTCGAGCGCTGCTCGGTGCTCGTGCACGTGCTGGACACGGCGACCCTGGAGTCGGACCGCGACCCGGTCTCCGACCTCGACGTCATCGAGGAGGAGCTCAAGCTGTACGGCGGCGGCCTGGAGAAGCGCCCGCGGCTCGTCGTCCTGAACAAGGTCGACATCCCCGACGGCCAGGACCTGGCGGACATGATCCGTCCGGAGCTGGAGGCGCGCGGCTACAAGGTCTTCGAGGTCTCCGCGGTCGCCCGCACCGGCCTCAAGGAGCTGTCCTTCGCGCTGGCCGACATCGTCGGCAAGGCGCGCGCCCGCAAGCCCAAGGCCGAGGCCACCCGTATCGTCATCCGGCCCAAGGCCGTCGACGACAGCGGCTTCACCGTCGTCTACGACGAGGCGGAGGGCGTGTACCGCGTGCGCGGCGAGAAGCCGGAGCGCTGGGTGCGCCAGACGGACTTCAACAACGACGAGGCCGTGGGCTACCTGGCCGACCGCCTCAACCGACTGGGCGTCGAGACCGCACTGATGAAGGCCGGTGCCCGTGCGGGTGACGGCGTCGCCATCGGCTCGGAGGAGAACGCGGTCGTGTTCGACTGGGAGCCGACCGTGATGGCCGGAGCCGAGATGCTCGGCCGCCGCGGCGAGGACCACCGCCTGGACGCCCCGCGTCCGGCGACCCAGCGCCGCAAGGAGAAGGAGGCTCAGCGGAGCGACTCCGCGGAGCAGGAGTACGACGAGTTCCGTCCCTTCTGA
- a CDS encoding glycosyltransferase family 2 protein — MSNVLDQKVGGMDASTDRGSGSVCVVVIAYNDAELVGEAVSSALAQGEVVSEVIAVDDASSDGTPGVLDELAAVHPRLRVIHRTQNSGGCGTPRNDGIKAATAPYVLFLDSDDVLPPGAAAALVAAAERHRAPVTVGSCVRRELPQEHDMPWVPGLYEAPSVIDRPADMPGLVRDTLCVNKLYDRSFLDEHSIRFPDGRFVYEDFVFTARVLAAAPRIAVIPELVYVWHVRRSAAQVSISLDRADIGNWEARITAHRKAVGILREAGADALVTACRIKFLEYDLRMYLREIGGNADYQAAWWTMTRAYLAEFTADEIAGAGTCARWAAHVVLATPRPPADLERLVQFAAEPPRLLPPYAVADGEPVWSAELPGARLDGLADLPLAELPVTVDARLVTSLAGELKVHVHDLYGRLAEAGPRSVHLEFDTRRGDEPALSRPVDLHPDGDGGWTARLPVGMTALAAAGRRRGRRGLQVWDVRLRVHCADGGSLLASLRPHSERLRRTALVSSRYGVLLVQPYMTAGGSLALRLAPGLHGAVSLVRNRIDRARMRRQNR; from the coding sequence GTGAGTAACGTGCTCGACCAGAAGGTCGGTGGAATGGACGCCTCCACCGACCGCGGCAGCGGCAGTGTCTGCGTCGTCGTGATCGCATACAACGACGCCGAGCTCGTGGGCGAGGCCGTGTCTTCGGCTCTCGCCCAGGGCGAGGTGGTCTCGGAAGTCATCGCGGTGGACGACGCCTCGTCCGACGGCACCCCGGGGGTGCTGGACGAGCTGGCCGCGGTGCATCCGCGGCTGCGGGTCATCCACCGGACGCAGAACAGCGGCGGCTGCGGCACCCCGCGCAACGACGGCATCAAGGCCGCCACGGCGCCGTACGTGCTGTTCCTGGACAGCGACGACGTGCTGCCGCCGGGGGCCGCCGCGGCTCTCGTGGCGGCCGCCGAGCGGCACCGGGCACCGGTGACCGTCGGCTCCTGCGTCCGCCGCGAGCTGCCGCAGGAACACGACATGCCGTGGGTGCCCGGGCTGTACGAGGCCCCGTCGGTGATAGACCGGCCGGCCGACATGCCGGGGCTGGTCCGCGACACCCTGTGCGTCAACAAGCTGTACGACCGCTCCTTCCTGGACGAACATTCCATCCGGTTCCCCGATGGCCGTTTCGTCTACGAGGACTTCGTCTTCACCGCGCGGGTCCTCGCGGCCGCCCCGCGCATCGCCGTGATCCCCGAGCTCGTCTACGTCTGGCACGTGCGCCGCAGCGCCGCCCAGGTGTCGATCTCCCTGGACCGCGCCGACATCGGCAACTGGGAAGCCCGGATCACCGCACACCGCAAGGCCGTCGGGATCCTGCGCGAGGCCGGTGCCGACGCCCTCGTCACCGCCTGCCGGATCAAGTTCCTCGAATACGACCTGCGCATGTACCTGCGCGAGATCGGCGGGAACGCGGACTACCAGGCCGCCTGGTGGACCATGACCCGCGCCTACCTCGCGGAGTTCACGGCCGACGAGATCGCCGGCGCCGGCACCTGCGCCCGCTGGGCCGCACACGTCGTACTGGCGACCCCGCGGCCGCCCGCCGACCTGGAGCGGCTGGTCCAGTTCGCGGCCGAACCGCCCCGGCTGCTGCCGCCGTACGCCGTGGCCGACGGCGAACCGGTGTGGAGCGCGGAACTCCCCGGCGCGCGCCTCGACGGACTCGCGGACCTGCCGCTCGCCGAACTCCCCGTCACCGTGGACGCCCGCCTGGTCACGAGCCTGGCCGGCGAGCTGAAGGTGCACGTGCACGACCTGTACGGCCGCCTCGCCGAGGCCGGACCGCGCAGCGTGCACCTGGAGTTCGACACCCGCCGCGGTGACGAGCCCGCGCTCAGCCGCCCCGTGGACCTGCACCCCGACGGCGACGGAGGCTGGACCGCACGGCTGCCCGTCGGCATGACCGCGCTGGCCGCCGCCGGCCGCCGCCGCGGCCGCCGCGGCCTGCAGGTGTGGGACGTCCGGCTGCGCGTGCACTGCGCCGACGGCGGCTCCCTGCTGGCCTCGCTGCGCCCGCACTCCGAACGCCTCCGGCGCACCGCCCTGGTCAGCAGCCGGTACGGTGTTCTGCTGGTGCAGCCCTACATGACGGCCGGCGGATCGCTGGCCCTGCGCCTCGCACCGGGACTGCACGGAGCGGTCAGCCTGGTCAGGAACCGCATCGACCGGGCGCGCATGCGGCGGCAGAACCGCTGA
- the galE gene encoding UDP-glucose 4-epimerase GalE — translation MTFLITGGAGYIGSHVVRAMTLAGEQVVVLDDLSTGDEDRVPEGVPLVVGSVLDRLVLDRTIAEHRVTGVVHLAGKKQVGESVDKPLWYYQENVQGLTVLLEAVAHAGIRNFLFSSSASVYGMPDVDLVTEDTPCAPMSPYGETKLAGEWLVRAAGRAHGIATACLRYFNVAGTATPELADTGVFNLVPMVFERLDAGEGARIFGDDYPTPDGTCIRDYIHVEDLADAHLVAARKLAQWAGAGDYKDLTVNIGRGEGVSVREMVELINEHTGHTEEPVVTPRRPGDPAKVVASADRIAAELGWKARHDVDAMIISAWEGWGAHRVTAGHHTEQR, via the coding sequence ATGACGTTTCTGATCACCGGCGGCGCCGGCTACATCGGTTCGCACGTGGTCCGGGCGATGACGCTCGCGGGCGAGCAGGTCGTCGTCCTCGACGACCTCTCCACCGGCGACGAGGACCGGGTGCCGGAGGGCGTCCCGCTGGTGGTCGGCTCGGTGCTGGACCGGCTGGTCCTCGACCGCACCATCGCGGAGCACCGGGTCACCGGCGTCGTGCACCTGGCGGGCAAGAAGCAGGTCGGCGAGTCCGTCGACAAGCCGCTCTGGTACTACCAGGAGAACGTGCAGGGCCTCACCGTCCTGCTGGAGGCGGTCGCGCACGCCGGCATCCGCAACTTCCTGTTCTCGTCGTCCGCCTCCGTGTACGGCATGCCGGACGTGGACCTCGTCACCGAGGACACCCCCTGCGCGCCGATGAGCCCGTACGGCGAGACGAAGCTGGCCGGTGAGTGGCTGGTCCGCGCGGCCGGCCGGGCGCACGGCATCGCCACCGCCTGCCTGCGCTACTTCAACGTGGCCGGCACGGCGACCCCCGAGCTCGCCGACACGGGCGTCTTCAACCTGGTCCCGATGGTCTTCGAGCGCCTCGACGCGGGCGAGGGCGCCCGGATCTTCGGTGACGACTACCCGACGCCGGACGGCACCTGCATCCGCGACTACATCCACGTCGAGGACCTGGCCGACGCGCACCTCGTGGCCGCCCGCAAGCTCGCGCAGTGGGCCGGCGCCGGCGATTACAAGGACCTGACGGTCAACATCGGCCGCGGTGAGGGCGTCTCCGTCCGCGAGATGGTCGAGCTGATCAACGAGCACACCGGTCACACCGAGGAGCCCGTGGTCACCCCGCGCCGCCCCGGGGACCCGGCGAAGGTCGTGGCCTCCGCCGACCGGATCGCCGCCGAGCTGGGCTGGAAGGCGCGGCACGACGTCGACGCGATGATCATTTCGGCCTGGGAGGGCTGGGGCGCGCACCGCGTCACGGCGGGCCACCACACCGAGCAGCGCTGA
- a CDS encoding glycosyltransferase family 2 protein, producing the protein MGSRVSVVIPVHDTRRYLPRCLESVAAQTLGQDRIEVIAVDDGSTDGSGEWLDAWAAGRPNTTVIHQPPSGGAGRPRNTGIDRARGDYLFFLDSDDYLGDEALERLVAMADAHGSDIVYGRIIGIGGRPAPVDLRTTSPDVSVFDSPVYWTLAAYKLWRRGLVDRLGLRFTEGLLVGEDLPFAVRGLLNAAKVSVVADYDCYYLEGRGDGSNATRQDLDWPAQLRFVGSVLELVAAHVPPGPDRDKLMRRHFHGEVLAPFGPHFLARDEAGRAAMAAAAAPLVERWLTDPVLAALPPGLRLRAHLLRTGDLGALAAVVAADRAGTAVPTVVEDGRAYAAYPGFRDPAAGLVDALFDLTSKVVLRQELTDCHWDGPVLRLRGRAELAGLGPLGPGPGQTASILLRRQGFTYAVPAETDGEGHYRCTVDVGHAADGGPLPEGVWTMRIAVAAGSLRKEAWLPGPEDGGCDTAPEPRLVDRGRAAGPTAVAAFLSEAHGHVNLDIGATRRPLGRDAHGRVRRGALGAVGVEAAVTLPGCPPSTRVRPLLTAPGRAPLLAAAADCAVGEAGRVSLRCALRGLPAGDWGVALRVEAGTFVRDLPVTGPDGSPLRVTTRPSPLRRLADRLPRLRTQPATPGDA; encoded by the coding sequence ATGGGCTCCCGCGTGAGCGTCGTCATACCGGTGCACGACACCCGGCGCTACCTGCCGCGCTGCCTGGAATCGGTGGCGGCCCAGACCCTCGGCCAGGACCGGATCGAGGTCATCGCCGTCGACGACGGGTCCACCGACGGCTCCGGGGAGTGGCTGGACGCATGGGCGGCCGGCCGCCCGAACACCACCGTGATCCACCAGCCGCCCTCGGGGGGCGCCGGCCGTCCCCGCAACACCGGGATCGACCGGGCACGCGGGGACTACCTCTTCTTCCTCGACTCCGACGACTACCTCGGCGACGAGGCCCTGGAGCGGCTCGTCGCCATGGCCGACGCACACGGCTCGGACATCGTCTACGGGCGGATCATCGGCATCGGCGGCCGGCCCGCCCCCGTGGACCTGCGCACGACCAGCCCCGACGTGAGCGTCTTCGACTCGCCGGTCTACTGGACGCTCGCCGCCTACAAACTGTGGCGCCGCGGCCTGGTCGACCGGCTGGGACTGCGCTTCACCGAGGGCCTGTTGGTGGGCGAGGACCTGCCGTTCGCGGTGCGCGGCCTCCTGAACGCCGCCAAGGTCTCGGTGGTCGCCGACTACGACTGCTACTACCTGGAGGGCCGCGGGGACGGCAGCAACGCCACCCGGCAGGACCTCGACTGGCCCGCCCAACTGCGCTTCGTCGGCTCGGTGCTGGAACTCGTCGCCGCGCACGTCCCGCCCGGCCCGGACCGCGACAAGCTGATGCGGCGGCACTTCCACGGCGAGGTGCTCGCGCCGTTCGGGCCGCACTTCCTGGCGCGCGACGAGGCCGGCCGGGCCGCCATGGCCGCGGCCGCCGCGCCGCTGGTCGAGCGATGGCTCACCGATCCGGTGCTGGCCGCCCTGCCGCCGGGGCTGCGGCTGCGCGCGCACCTGCTGCGCACCGGGGACCTCGGCGCGCTCGCCGCGGTCGTCGCGGCCGACCGGGCGGGCACGGCCGTGCCGACCGTGGTCGAGGACGGGCGGGCGTACGCCGCCTACCCGGGGTTCCGCGATCCGGCGGCCGGGCTGGTGGACGCGCTGTTCGACCTCACCTCGAAGGTGGTGCTGCGCCAGGAGCTCACCGACTGCCACTGGGACGGCCCGGTGCTGCGGCTGCGCGGGCGGGCCGAGCTGGCCGGGCTGGGGCCGCTGGGGCCCGGACCGGGGCAGACCGCCTCGATCCTGCTGCGCCGCCAGGGCTTCACGTACGCGGTGCCCGCCGAGACGGACGGGGAGGGCCACTACCGCTGCACCGTCGACGTGGGGCACGCGGCGGACGGCGGGCCGCTGCCGGAGGGCGTGTGGACCATGCGGATCGCGGTCGCGGCGGGCTCGCTGCGCAAGGAGGCGTGGCTGCCGGGGCCCGAGGACGGCGGCTGCGACACGGCCCCGGAGCCGCGTCTGGTCGACCGGGGCCGGGCCGCGGGGCCTACGGCGGTCGCGGCGTTCCTGTCGGAGGCGCACGGGCACGTCAACCTGGACATCGGCGCGACCCGGCGGCCGCTGGGCCGGGACGCGCACGGGCGGGTTCGGCGCGGGGCGCTGGGCGCGGTGGGCGTGGAGGCCGCGGTGACCCTGCCGGGCTGTCCGCCGAGCACCCGGGTCCGGCCGCTGCTGACCGCGCCGGGGCGCGCCCCCCTGCTGGCCGCGGCCGCCGACTGCGCGGTCGGGGAGGCGGGCCGGGTGTCCCTGCGGTGCGCGTTGCGGGGGCTGCCGGCGGGTGACTGGGGGGTGGCGCTGCGCGTGGAGGCGGGGACGTTCGTACGCGACCTGCCGGTCACGGGCCCGGACGGCTCACCCCTACGGGTGACCACCCGCCCGTCCCCGCTCCGACGCCTGGCCGACCGGCTGCCACGGCTCCGAACGCAGCCGGCCACCCCCGGCGACGCGTGA
- a CDS encoding glycosyltransferase: protein MTETHESRPRDIFLVSNSVDELGGITSWSHQMARLFAERGHGVHVIGVVPAPEGRRADLGPDLPYRTTTLYDEHPPSLKPLKGIKGKLDLVERRRRAAREAAMHEQAAKMTALFRTARPGSVVIVTQVWAMEWVALADTSGLKVVGMSHESFETCRKSSRFGRVKRFYADVDRMLALTREDADLWIRQRMDNVGSMPNPLPFFPDEPSRRTAKRVVSIGRLHEEKGVDLLLDSWAELASKHPDWVLTLYGSGPEEDALKKQAAQLGIASSVEWMGRTSDVPGALRDSALFALSSRGEGFPLALMEAMATAVPCVAFDVAPGVREIITDGVNGLIAPPGNTGEFARRLDELMSDRELRDRMGEQARTDIQRYSVEEITGRWESLFTLLHR, encoded by the coding sequence ATGACCGAAACGCACGAGAGCCGGCCCCGCGACATCTTCCTCGTCTCCAACAGCGTGGACGAGCTGGGCGGCATCACCAGCTGGTCGCACCAGATGGCGCGGCTGTTCGCGGAGCGCGGCCACGGCGTGCACGTGATCGGCGTGGTCCCGGCGCCCGAGGGCCGGCGCGCCGACCTGGGCCCGGACCTGCCGTACCGGACCACCACCCTGTACGACGAGCACCCGCCGTCCCTCAAGCCCCTCAAGGGCATCAAGGGCAAGCTCGACCTGGTCGAGCGGCGCCGGCGGGCGGCCCGCGAGGCGGCCATGCACGAGCAGGCAGCCAAGATGACCGCGCTGTTCCGGACCGCCCGCCCGGGCTCCGTGGTCATCGTGACGCAGGTCTGGGCGATGGAGTGGGTGGCCCTCGCGGACACCTCCGGGCTGAAGGTCGTCGGCATGAGCCACGAGTCCTTCGAGACCTGCCGCAAATCCTCCCGCTTCGGGCGGGTCAAGCGGTTCTACGCGGACGTCGACCGGATGCTGGCCCTCACCCGCGAGGACGCGGACCTGTGGATCCGCCAGCGGATGGACAACGTGGGCTCCATGCCGAACCCGCTGCCGTTCTTCCCCGACGAGCCGTCCCGGCGCACCGCCAAGCGCGTGGTCAGCATCGGCCGGCTGCACGAGGAGAAGGGCGTCGACCTGCTCCTCGACTCCTGGGCCGAGCTGGCGTCCAAGCACCCCGACTGGGTGCTGACGCTGTACGGCTCGGGCCCCGAGGAGGACGCGCTCAAGAAGCAGGCCGCGCAGCTGGGGATCGCTTCGTCGGTCGAGTGGATGGGACGCACCAGCGACGTCCCGGGCGCGCTGCGCGACAGTGCGCTGTTCGCCCTGTCCTCCCGCGGTGAGGGCTTCCCCCTCGCCCTGATGGAGGCCATGGCCACCGCGGTGCCGTGCGTGGCCTTCGACGTCGCCCCCGGCGTCCGCGAGATCATCACGGACGGCGTCAACGGGCTGATCGCTCCCCCCGGGAACACCGGCGAGTTCGCCCGCCGCCTGGACGAGCTGATGTCGGACCGCGAGCTGCGCGACCGGATGGGCGAGCAGGCCCGTACGGACATCCAGCGCTACTCCGTCGAGGAGATCACGGGCCGCTGGGAGAGCCTCTTCACGCTGCTCCACCGCTGA
- a CDS encoding bifunctional glycosyltransferase/CDP-glycerol:glycerophosphate glycerophosphotransferase yields MPDVSVVVIVYNDAARLPTAVQSVLDQTLEGVEVVIVDDCSKDRSFEVAKELEAAHPGRVRAFQLPENSGAGGEPRNVGIGHAEGRYVMFLDSDDILEVNACRNMLEAAERTGADMVSGLCVRVHKDTRNQKRDEWYSWLYRTTRTLTSVSELPDLFVWDTLSTNKCYRRDFLNENNLRFPKGMLYEDLMFIAEAYLAAKKITLIPNQVYFWHVHAQAKVKSVTNRRHEMSNYIHRLEIHRRIDALLDQHGMTEMRKAKDVKFLKHDLVLHLRDLPFRDESYRREFAELSRDYLAGLDHEAYTRVQPIQAICAYLLQQGDWDNLLPAVDTLIHRDKISSSLTERDGRIYWCAEHLDDEFARSVLDVTDLGYHQKPVQKMFLRNELTEYAESDGTVRLAGRITNPLGIMGPDAKIKGQIEFRARRRSLQTFVFPVKSLRNEGRTIAWDAEVDLSSKLRPLGIIDSVWDVRVILDVDGKKTNTRLSIRESELGSGLLPVKPRLTRLVADHIEPHPTSKGHLAFRLVSAKHDNERIEELIQSAVRGKPGKLAKAGYRKAKDLRKTLTSDKTKLRLFHEVYGRLPVKKRTVVFESMLGKQYSDSPRAIYEEMRARGLDFEAFWSYAGAAPKDFPKDAHLVRRWSLPYLKALARAEFWVDNQSYPLKLAKRPETTYIQTWHGSALKKMGFDQPGLKAATQAQQAAEQKHLNRFDHFLCRSEHDVRTLAKAFRIAEEKLLRVGYPRNDVLVQARQAEDAAGGRRERGALAAELGIPADKQVLLYAPTFRTPGAFPMPFDVEKFAEEFGDRYVLLVRAHYLNHVVLPPTVKGKVVNVSAHHDVMPLMQLADVLITDYSSVMFDYALLDRPMLFFTYDYDKYVHEGRGTYFDLLEHAPGPVFRTEEEFHDVIKGLDTADDTHAAARKRFVAEFGEYDQGTAAKRIVDTFFSGWSR; encoded by the coding sequence GTGCCCGACGTCTCCGTGGTCGTCATCGTCTACAACGACGCAGCGCGGCTGCCCACGGCCGTCCAATCGGTGTTGGACCAGACCCTCGAGGGTGTTGAGGTCGTCATCGTCGACGACTGCAGCAAGGACAGGTCCTTCGAGGTCGCCAAGGAACTTGAAGCAGCGCACCCCGGCCGGGTGCGCGCCTTCCAGCTGCCCGAGAACAGCGGCGCGGGCGGTGAACCCCGCAACGTCGGCATCGGTCATGCCGAGGGCCGCTACGTCATGTTCCTCGACAGCGACGACATCCTTGAGGTCAACGCCTGCCGCAACATGCTGGAGGCCGCCGAGCGCACCGGCGCCGACATGGTCTCCGGCCTCTGCGTGCGGGTCCACAAGGACACCCGCAACCAGAAGCGCGACGAGTGGTACTCCTGGCTGTACCGCACCACCCGCACCCTGACCTCGGTCAGCGAGCTGCCGGACCTGTTCGTGTGGGACACCCTCTCCACGAACAAGTGCTACCGCCGGGACTTCCTCAACGAGAACAACCTCCGCTTCCCGAAGGGGATGCTCTACGAGGACCTGATGTTCATCGCCGAGGCCTACCTCGCCGCGAAGAAGATCACCCTCATCCCGAACCAGGTCTACTTCTGGCACGTGCACGCACAGGCCAAGGTCAAGTCGGTCACCAACCGCCGGCACGAGATGAGCAACTACATCCACCGGCTGGAGATCCACCGGCGGATCGACGCGCTCCTCGACCAGCACGGCATGACCGAGATGCGCAAGGCCAAGGACGTCAAGTTCCTCAAGCACGACCTTGTACTGCATCTGCGTGACCTGCCGTTCCGCGACGAGTCCTACCGGCGCGAGTTCGCCGAGCTCTCCCGCGACTACCTGGCCGGCCTCGACCACGAGGCGTACACCCGGGTGCAGCCCATCCAGGCCATCTGCGCCTACCTGCTCCAGCAGGGCGACTGGGACAACCTGCTGCCCGCCGTGGACACCCTGATCCACCGCGACAAGATCTCCTCCTCGCTCACCGAGCGCGACGGCCGGATCTACTGGTGTGCCGAACACCTCGACGACGAGTTCGCCCGCAGCGTCCTCGACGTCACGGACCTCGGCTACCACCAGAAGCCGGTCCAGAAGATGTTCCTGCGCAACGAGCTGACCGAGTACGCGGAGTCCGACGGCACCGTGCGCCTCGCCGGCCGGATCACCAACCCGCTCGGCATCATGGGCCCCGACGCGAAGATCAAGGGCCAGATCGAGTTCCGGGCCCGCCGCCGCAGCCTCCAGACCTTCGTCTTCCCCGTGAAGTCGCTGCGCAACGAGGGCAGGACCATCGCCTGGGACGCCGAGGTCGACCTCAGCTCCAAGCTGCGCCCGCTCGGCATCATCGACTCCGTCTGGGACGTACGCGTCATCCTCGACGTGGACGGCAAGAAGACCAACACCCGGCTGTCGATCCGCGAGAGCGAACTGGGCAGCGGCCTGCTCCCGGTCAAGCCCCGCCTGACCCGGCTGGTCGCCGACCACATCGAGCCGCACCCCACGTCCAAGGGCCACCTCGCCTTCCGCCTCGTCTCCGCCAAGCACGACAACGAGCGGATCGAGGAGCTCATCCAGAGCGCCGTGCGCGGCAAGCCCGGCAAGCTCGCCAAGGCCGGCTACCGCAAGGCCAAGGACCTCCGCAAGACGCTGACCTCCGACAAGACCAAGCTGCGCCTCTTCCACGAGGTGTACGGCCGGCTGCCGGTGAAGAAGCGCACCGTCGTCTTCGAGAGCATGCTGGGCAAGCAGTACAGCGACAGCCCGCGCGCCATCTACGAGGAGATGCGCGCCCGCGGTCTCGACTTCGAGGCGTTCTGGTCGTACGCGGGCGCCGCCCCGAAGGACTTCCCCAAGGACGCCCACCTGGTGCGCCGCTGGTCGCTGCCGTACCTCAAGGCGCTCGCCCGGGCCGAGTTCTGGGTGGACAACCAGAGCTACCCGCTCAAGCTCGCCAAGCGCCCCGAGACCACGTACATCCAGACGTGGCACGGTTCGGCGCTCAAGAAGATGGGCTTCGACCAGCCCGGTCTGAAGGCGGCCACGCAGGCGCAGCAGGCGGCCGAGCAGAAGCACCTGAACCGCTTCGACCACTTCCTGTGCCGCTCGGAGCACGACGTGCGGACCCTCGCGAAGGCGTTCCGGATCGCCGAGGAGAAGCTGCTGCGCGTGGGCTACCCGCGCAACGACGTGCTCGTGCAGGCCCGGCAGGCCGAGGACGCGGCGGGCGGCCGCCGCGAGCGCGGCGCGCTGGCGGCCGAACTCGGCATCCCCGCGGACAAGCAGGTGCTGCTGTACGCGCCGACGTTCCGCACGCCCGGCGCCTTCCCGATGCCGTTCGACGTGGAGAAGTTCGCCGAGGAGTTCGGCGACCGGTACGTGCTGCTCGTCCGCGCGCACTACCTGAACCACGTGGTGCTGCCGCCGACCGTCAAGGGCAAGGTCGTCAACGTGTCGGCGCACCACGACGTGATGCCGCTGATGCAGCTCGCCGACGTCCTGATCACGGACTATTCCTCCGTGATGTTCGACTACGCGCTGCTCGACCGGCCGATGCTGTTCTTCACGTACGACTACGACAAGTACGTGCACGAGGGCCGCGGCACCTACTTCGACCTGCTGGAGCACGCTCCGGGTCCGGTGTTCCGGACCGAGGAGGAGTTCCACGACGTCATCAAGGGCCTCGACACAGCGGACGACACGCACGCCGCCGCCCGCAAGCGCTTCGTGGCCGAGTTCGGCGAGTACGACCAGGGCACCGCCGCCAAGCGCATCGTCGACACGTTCTTCTCCGGGTGGAGCCGTTGA